The following proteins are co-located in the bacterium genome:
- a CDS encoding histidine phosphatase family protein: SKKGKKHAGLLKNMLAKISFDFVYSSHLRRAYDTAKIALDGKYKIERDKRLSEINLGDWEGISAKRLFKKSIEFRTWFEKTSEIVPKNGESLFEFRDRVVSFFNELMKNKKEKRGLIFTHSGVIGIFLAHFLEMNLNKVWSISTLNGSITIVNMANPFFILTTFNDTSHLE, encoded by the coding sequence TTTCCAAAAAGGGAAAAAAGCATGCAGGCCTTTTAAAAAATATGCTTGCTAAAATTTCCTTTGACTTTGTCTATTCAAGCCATTTAAGAAGGGCTTATGACACAGCAAAGATTGCCCTTGATGGAAAATACAAAATAGAAAGGGATAAAAGGCTTTCTGAAATAAACCTTGGTGATTGGGAGGGCATTTCTGCAAAAAGGCTATTTAAAAAAAGTATAGAATTTAGAACCTGGTTTGAAAAAACATCTGAAATTGTCCCAAAGAATGGAGAAAGCCTTTTTGAATTTAGGGATAGGGTTGTTTCATTCTTTAATGAGCTTATGAAGAATAAAAAGGAAAAAAGGGGGCTTATATTTACCCATTCTGGTGTCATAGGCATATTTCTGGCACATTTTTTGGAAATGAACCTTAATAAGGTATGGAGTATTTCCACATTAAATGGCTCTATAACAATTGTTAATATGGCAAACCCCTTTTTTATCCTTACCACCTTTAATGATACATCACATCTTGAATAA
- the phoU gene encoding phosphate signaling complex protein PhoU translates to MERLEGELEDLKKRVLEIASLAEEAISLSIKGLKKRDPNILKGVYEREEKINHLQMEIDEMGLMILALRQPVAADLRFVVSSMKINNEIERIGDEAINIAERAEYLLSKPPLKPLIDIPKMAEIAQSMVMDSIKSLLEKNVSLAKAVRERDDEVDNLRDQIFRELLTYMMEDSGNVKRAMALISVARYIERIGDHATNIAENVTYMISGKDVRHPLRKQE, encoded by the coding sequence ATGGAAAGGTTAGAAGGGGAGCTTGAGGATTTAAAAAAAAGGGTATTGGAAATAGCATCTTTGGCAGAGGAGGCTATTTCCCTTTCCATAAAGGGTCTTAAGAAGAGGGATCCTAATATCCTTAAAGGTGTTTACGAACGGGAGGAGAAGATAAACCACCTCCAGATGGAAATAGATGAAATGGGGCTTATGATACTCGCCTTGAGACAACCTGTTGCCGCTGACCTTAGATTTGTCGTATCTTCTATGAAGATTAACAATGAGATTGAAAGAATTGGCGATGAGGCTATAAATATTGCAGAGAGGGCAGAATACCTCCTTTCAAAGCCTCCTTTAAAGCCACTTATTGACATTCCAAAGATGGCAGAGATAGCCCAGTCAATGGTAATGGATTCTATAAAATCATTGTTGGAAAAAAATGTTTCTCTAGCAAAGGCTGTGAGAGAGAGGGATGATGAGGTTGATAACTTAAGAGACCAGATATTCCGTGAATTGCTTACATATATGATGGAGGATTCAGGGAATGTAAAGCGGGCTATGGCTCTTATCTCGGTTGCCAGATATATTGAAAGAATTGGTGACCATGCCACAAACATTGCAGAGAATGTAACCTATATGATCTCAGGAAAGGATGTGAGGCACCCTTTAAGAAAGCAAGAGTGA